The genomic stretch TGGCGCCGACCGTGCCGTATCTGGCCGGCCTGGAGAACTCTCGTCACTTCGGCACGGCGCGGATCAAGCAGGTCAAGGTGACTGAGAGGGACGGCTCAAGCAGCTATGGGCCACGCTGGGACGACGCCCTCGCGAGGGTACTGAAGAAAGCCGGTTGTCTCAATCGCCTGCCCGACCCGCAGCAGCTGGTCGACAAGCCACTGGACTACCTGCAGCGCCACGGCGACGCAGCTGCGCTGGTCTACAGCACTGGCATGCTGTCGGCTGAGAAGGTCAGCGCCGGGCTGTCGGTCGCCGATCGCCAGCCGCTGATGGACTGGGTCATCAACGAGCTCACCCCACACCTCCGTCCGGCCACGGCGCTCCCCCGCGAAAAGTGCACTGTGTACAAAGGGCTTGGCGGCATCAGCGGAAGTCGGGTTTCGGCCACCTATCTCAATGAGATCGTCGGGCCGCGCCTGGACATCGAGTTGCTCACCGACACCGACCGCGCCACACAATACGCCCTCGACCGGCTCGCCACCCGTCTCGGTGTCCCGATGCCCCGTGCCGAGCAGCTTGACGAGGCCGGATCTCACGTCGACCTTGGCGCGGTAACCATCGGGATTCGGCGGCTGGCAGCACCCACGATCCGCGCCGACCTTGACCGGGTCGGACGCCGGCCCCAGGCCGCGGTGGAGGCCCGCATCGCGCACATCGCCGACACGCTCGGCCAGGCGGCAAACCCGACAATCGCCCTGGTCGAGATCGCCCACCCCGACGCGTATCAGGGCCGGCAACGCGGCGACGATCCCAAGTTCGCCATCCGGCATGGCCTGCTGCGGACGGGACGGCTCAGCCAGTTCGTCACCCCGGTTGCCGAGCCGAAGCGTCCCCCTCGTGCCCATGAGGGCAGGGAGCCCTCTGACCCGAACCGAGAGCGGTTCGCCGCCGCCGTCGATGATCTGTTCCGGCAGCTCGGCGTACGCCCCGAACCGCTGCCTGGGCCGGCGCGGAATACCCTGCTCCGGCAGCCTGCCCTCCTGGCCATCTGGATGATTCGCCAGAACAAGGGACGCGTCTGGGGGCTCGCGCGACAGGTCCCGGTCGCTGTGCTCGTCAACCCCACCGGTCAGCATGTGCAAGTCCGTGCGCCCAAGGTGCCCTGGCAGCCTCTGCATACCGGGCTCGTGGACATCGGTAAGCAGTACGTCAACGTGGACCTCAAGTGCGGCCCCGACGACGTGGTCCGGTTCGCCAGGGACGTCATTGATGAGGCCACCAGCGCTTTCCCCGACACCCTGCTGCTCACCCATGCGCAGAACCTGCGCGGCGTCTGGAACACCCTCACCAATGGCCGTATCCAGCTCGACAGCCTCGGCTTCGGCGCCGCTGAACCTCAGCCGATCAGCAAGCTGTCCGGCCTGCGCCATGTGCGCGTTCGCACTGCCGAAGGTGGCGAGACGCCGGAGTGCTACGGCGTGACCGATGATGGCACAGGCCAGCCCAAGGGTCTGTGGCGCTTCCTGGTCCCTCGGGTGTACGGCAGCACTACGGGCAAACCCAGCACGCACTCCGGGGCGTTGAAGGGCGTGTCGAAACTGGTCCCCGGCGAGCACAACGGCAAGCTCACTGCCCCGAAGCCAAAGGCCCAGGTGTGGAACCCGCAGTTCATCGAGCTACTTGTGGCGGGACTTCAGGATGGCGACCAGCCCGAGCACTGGGCGGCGCTGGCGCACGAGCTGCGGGATGCAGCACCGTACGTCCGGGGCACCACCGTTCTGCCATGGCCGCTTCATCTCGCGGAGCAGATCGAGGAGTACCTTCTGCCAACCAAGATCACTGACCTCGGTTCGCAAGAGGTTCTCGGGGACGAGTAGGGGCCGTGGCCTCCCTGGCCCTCTCTGGGCGAGGGAGGCCACGACCGCGAGCATCTGCCGCTGGGCCCGGCGGCCTATGCCGATTGCGCTCCGCTGCCCCGCCGTCGGGGTACCACAGCCGCTGTTACCTCGGCGGCGGCGTGGGACAACTCCGGGAGGACGTCGCCGTAGAACTTGGCGGTGAAGTGTGGGCTGGAGTGGCGGAGTCGGTTGGAAATGACTTTCATCTGGACGCCGGCGGCGAGGCCCATGGTGGCGGCGCCGTGGCGGAGGTCGTGAAGCCGGATGGGTGGTAGTCCGGCTTGGGCGGTGAGGTGGTGGAAGTGGTCGGTGACGTCGGCGGGGTGGAGCCGTCCACCGGTGGGCGTGGTGAAGACGAGCCCGGTCTTGGTCCAGGCGGTTCCGGCGGCGAGGCGTTCGCGGTGTTGCCGGGTGCGGTGGGCGCGCAGGACGGTGACAGTTTCGGCGTCGAGGGCGACTGCGGCCTCGCTGTCGCTGGTCTTCGGGGTGTCGATGGCGGTAGCCCAGCCGTGTTGGACGAGTTGCCAGCGGACGGTGAGGGTCTGGTTGTCGAGGTCGAGGTCGTCCCAGTGCAGGCCGCATGCTTCGCCTCGTCGGAGGCCGGTGAAGGTGATGAGGTGGTAGAGGGCGTAGAGCCGGTCGTTTGCGTCGTGGGTGTGGTCGAGGAATCTGCCGGTGTGTTCGGGGGTCCAGATCATGACGGGGCTGGGGGTCTTGCCGGTGTCGCGCCAGGTGCGGATGCGTTGGTCGGTCCATACGGTGGGCTTGGGTGGTCGGGCTGTGGGTAGTTCGACCATGAGGGCTTGGTTGGTGTCGATGTAGCGGTGGCGGCGCATCGCGTCGTTGAGGGCCTTGCGGAGGGTGGCGTGGATCAGGTGCAGGGTCCGGTTGCCGACGATCCGCTGGTTCTTGACCTGGTCGCGCTTCGCGGGGTCGCGGCTGGCGCGCAGGGTGGTGATGGTGGTGTTGCGTTCTTCGATGGCGTCGTACATGGCGTCGATGTGGCCGGGGCGGAGCCGGTCGATGCGCAGGTGGCCGAGGTGCGGGATCAGGTATAGCCGGATGTGCCCTTCGTAGGAGCGCACGGTGCCTGCCTTGATGTTCTTGCGTCCGGCAAGCCAGTCGGTGAGGTACGCCTCCATCGTGGGCAGCTCGGTCGGGGTGATGTCCAGGTGCAGCGCCCGCCGGATCTGATCGGGGGTGGGGACGGGCGCGCCGGTCTTGACGGCGGTTTCGATGAGGTCGCCGGTGGTGACGGTGGTGTGCGGATCGGTGGGATCGGGGACGGCCAGCGCAGCCCGGATACGATCCAGGACCGCGTCGGCGTCGGCCTGGGTGGCGTACGGGCCGTGGCGGAGTGGGCGGCGGGTGCCGTCGGCGCGGGCGGGGATTTCGATCTGCCAGTGCCAGTGGCCGTGGGTGCGGGACCAGCCGCCGCCGGGCCGGCGAAGCTGGGGACAGGAGCGTCCCAGTCGCCGGCCCGTGACGCTGTCGCGGCAGCCGCAGCGTTTGAAGGTGGATCCCTTCACTCGTAGTCTCCTGGATGCTTCGTATGGTGCCGCCAGCGGTGATGGGTGGAATCCGCTGGTGGCGGGGTCGTCGCATCCACGCTCACCTTCGGGTCGGGTTCAAGTCGCCGGCCACCGCCCGCCGGGGCGGGGTCGTCGTGGAGTAGCAGGAGGTGGAGGAGTCCGGCGACCGGGACGATGATGCGGCTGCCAGCGCGGATCAGCGGCGCGGGGAAGGTATCGGTGGCGGCGAGCCGGTAGGCCTGGGATCGGCTGATCCCGAGGACCGATGCGGCGGTGGCGAGGGTGGTGGTCACGCCGAGGGTGCGGACGCGGTCGACGGTCCATACTTCGCTGGCGGGCGTGGCTGCGGTGGGCGTGATGTCTGTCGTGGTGTCGTGCTCGGTGGGGTTCACGTTGGTGCTCATGATTCGGGGTTCTCCTGCCCGTTCAATGGATGTCTGGGATGCGTGGGTTCGAGATGGCTTGCTGGTGGGGGCAGCCTCGTGCCGCCGTACGCGATCGCGTGAGTCGCTTGCTGCCGACTTGATGGCGGTCGTGGTGACAGGCTCACCGGTGGAGTTGAGTCCTGCGGCGCGGGCGGCGAGGTTGCCTCAGCTTTGAGGGTCTTGAGGAGTTCGGATACCCGGGTGTTGGACACGGTGTGGCCTGTTCCACGGAGGGCTTCGGCGAGCGCCGCCCGGGTCAGGGCCTGCCCGTCCGCGGCGAGGTGGTCGCGGACGCGGCGCGCCGCCGGCAGCAACTTGGCCACGTCACCAGGCTGCGCGGACCGTCCCCTGCCGGCGTTGCGGTGACGGCGGTTCCGTCCGTGAGGTTGATGAGCGACCTCTGCCAGGCCGCTCGTCCGCGTGGCGGACCGCCGCCCTGCCGTCCCGCCGGACCGCGTCGGCTCGGCCGGTCCGCTCGGGGGCGTGGTGTGCGTGGGCTGGTCCGGCAGGTGGTCCGCGGTCCGGGCGGCGTTGGTTGGGGTCGTGGTGCCGGCGTAGCCGAGGGCGATCTTGACCATGACGAGGAAGCCGAGCGCGGGCACGGCTGCGGCGGTCCAGCCGATCGGTGACGGTTCGGCCTCCACGACCTGCGCGGCCAGCGAAAGGGTGACCGCGCAGGCCAGCACACTCGCGGGGAACACTGTCGAGGTGTGGGCGCGTTTGCGGCGGCGTAGCTCCAGGCCGGAGGCGATGGACATCAGCTCCAGGACGATCGCGTCGGCCCAGGCCAGCCATCCGGGTTGGCCGTGGGCGGCGGCGACGTTGTGGACGTGGGTGAAGCTGGCCGCACCAGCGGCCCCGCCGATCGCCAGCATGATCACGATCTGGACGGCGCCCTCGACGCGGCTGCTGCGCGGACCACCGTCCGGGTCAGACGTCGGTGCGTTCGTGACGGACCACCTCCCCGGACCGGACTGAGGCGAAGGCTCGTCCGCCAGCCAGGTAGAACTGGACACTTACGCGGACGGTCCAGG from Micromonospora craniellae encodes the following:
- a CDS encoding pPIWI_RE module domain-containing protein, translating into MAPRYDDLAVTVLRLDPEAPIQRTYHLMRFPGRWKEPLRRLAQAQRGGDVASIPIASLNDAITALVPDCVVTLPYAGRGDDDQEWLLAYRAVNPAAIFNLVAAWVRAQKGTPEQISLTLSQLHASHLTWSPVHLNLTGPEDRQRAMRLLPMEIAATLSRPGATCPHNELRFLRCPSADGTEIMSWPPERIEDQTPFSVKIGVSVQTLPTSDELLVYLSYGVRRWMPVRGKLAFDHGHSVYLAPTVPYLAGLENSRHFGTARIKQVKVTERDGSSSYGPRWDDALARVLKKAGCLNRLPDPQQLVDKPLDYLQRHGDAAALVYSTGMLSAEKVSAGLSVADRQPLMDWVINELTPHLRPATALPREKCTVYKGLGGISGSRVSATYLNEIVGPRLDIELLTDTDRATQYALDRLATRLGVPMPRAEQLDEAGSHVDLGAVTIGIRRLAAPTIRADLDRVGRRPQAAVEARIAHIADTLGQAANPTIALVEIAHPDAYQGRQRGDDPKFAIRHGLLRTGRLSQFVTPVAEPKRPPRAHEGREPSDPNRERFAAAVDDLFRQLGVRPEPLPGPARNTLLRQPALLAIWMIRQNKGRVWGLARQVPVAVLVNPTGQHVQVRAPKVPWQPLHTGLVDIGKQYVNVDLKCGPDDVVRFARDVIDEATSAFPDTLLLTHAQNLRGVWNTLTNGRIQLDSLGFGAAEPQPISKLSGLRHVRVRTAEGGETPECYGVTDDGTGQPKGLWRFLVPRVYGSTTGKPSTHSGALKGVSKLVPGEHNGKLTAPKPKAQVWNPQFIELLVAGLQDGDQPEHWAALAHELRDAAPYVRGTTVLPWPLHLAEQIEEYLLPTKITDLGSQEVLGDE
- a CDS encoding tyrosine-type recombinase/integrase, with translation MKGSTFKRCGCRDSVTGRRLGRSCPQLRRPGGGWSRTHGHWHWQIEIPARADGTRRPLRHGPYATQADADAVLDRIRAALAVPDPTDPHTTVTTGDLIETAVKTGAPVPTPDQIRRALHLDITPTELPTMEAYLTDWLAGRKNIKAGTVRSYEGHIRLYLIPHLGHLRIDRLRPGHIDAMYDAIEERNTTITTLRASRDPAKRDQVKNQRIVGNRTLHLIHATLRKALNDAMRRHRYIDTNQALMVELPTARPPKPTVWTDQRIRTWRDTGKTPSPVMIWTPEHTGRFLDHTHDANDRLYALYHLITFTGLRRGEACGLHWDDLDLDNQTLTVRWQLVQHGWATAIDTPKTSDSEAAVALDAETVTVLRAHRTRQHRERLAAGTAWTKTGLVFTTPTGGRLHPADVTDHFHHLTAQAGLPPIRLHDLRHGAATMGLAAGVQMKVISNRLRHSSPHFTAKFYGDVLPELSHAAAEVTAAVVPRRRGSGAQSA
- a CDS encoding helix-turn-helix transcriptional regulator, encoding MSTNVNPTEHDTTTDITPTAATPASEVWTVDRVRTLGVTTTLATAASVLGISRSQAYRLAATDTFPAPLIRAGSRIIVPVAGLLHLLLLHDDPAPAGGGRRLEPDPKVSVDATTPPPADSTHHRWRHHTKHPGDYE
- a CDS encoding DUF2637 domain-containing protein, yielding MLAIGGAAGAASFTHVHNVAAAHGQPGWLAWADAIVLELMSIASGLELRRRKRAHTSTVFPASVLACAVTLSLAAQVVEAEPSPIGWTAAAVPALGFLVMVKIALGYAGTTTPTNAARTADHLPDQPTHTTPPSGPAEPTRSGGTAGRRSATRTSGLAEVAHQPHGRNRRHRNAGRGRSAQPGDVAKLLPAARRVRDHLAADGQALTRAALAEALRGTGHTVSNTRVSELLKTLKAEATSPPAPQDSTPPVSLSPRPPSSRQQATHAIAYGGTRLPPPASHLEPTHPRHPLNGQENPES